Part of the Pirellulales bacterium genome, TGTCGGCTTGTCGTTCGTGTATACAGGGCCATCGGCCGAAGGGGTCCAGCTTGCAGCCGGCGGCCGACAACCGCGGCATAGCATTGAAACCGCACAAGTCGAAAGCCAAAGCTTCGATGGCAAGCGGTATTCGCCAGATGGCGGCAATGTCATGCGCGATCGCCAAGTGCAATTGACCGGCCAAATTCAGTCGGTTGGAGTGACGCCCACGGCATTATCGGACCGCGGTGGGCAGCAATTATCGCCCGACGAACTGGCGGCACTGCAAGCGATTAGTCATGAAACCGAAGGGGCCGAAGTCATTTGCATTGTGCGGCCGCAAGGAAATCCGCAAGGGGCGAGCGAGTTTATTGTCATAAACCACGCCTCGCCCGCCTTGTTGGAGCAACTGACGGCCCAACAGTCCCCAGCGACCGAGCGGCGCTAAGACCCGGCGGTGATCTGCGCCCAGCGGTGGTTCGATCGGACCATCTGAATTGATCGGCTTTGCCGGCACATTCGGCATCGTCGGCGAATCTGCTGTAATCTTGGGGCCAAGCACGCTCTATGGCCTAAAGTTCCCTAGGCGCGATGCCACGTAAATGGGGCGGACATCGAGGGGAGCTTTGCACATTGTGTTGGGCTTTTTGTTGTTGATCGTCATTAATTTGACCGTTGGGTACGCGCTGGCCTTGTGCTTGCACCGGCCAGATTTGCTTCCCGCGGCGGTGCGCGAACGATTCCCCGCATTCGCGTTGCCGACGCTAACTTCCGCCGCCGCGATGCCAAACGTTGCTTCCGCATCGCTTGTGCAAAATTTCCCGGCGGCCAATACCAACATGACGAAGCCGTTCCCTTCGCCGACAGCCGATCCTGCATTGTCAACAACTATTACGCCGCTGGATTCACCCCGGGCCAAACCGGCTAGTCAGCAACCATCTTCGGCCCCGCAGACTGGCGCGGCGGAACACGCGGTGGTGAAGTTTCAAGACGATTTGCAAGGTTATCGCGACAATCTGAACACGCTGAACGAGCAAGTACGCCAGCAATCGGCCGAGCCAAATCCACGCAATGTGCAGGGCTTTGTCACCCAATTCGATCAACTGACCGACCATTATCTGCAGCGGCAAGAAGAGCGGTTGCAATCGCTCCAAGGAAATTCGGCTTCAGCCGACCCTGCTTGGGCCCAGCCGTGCCTGGCTGCCGCACAGCACCAGGCGGCGGCAATCGAAAGCACTCGGGAAACGTTGTCGGGGACGGGCGAGTTAGCCGACGCGGCTGCCGCTTGCCGCCAATTCCTGTTGGCGACCGGCAACTTAGCCAGCGCCAACCAATCACTGCAGGAGGAGCTCGATCGTACTTTGAACCGCGTGCGCGCAATGCCGCCCACCGCAGGCAACGAATCTTTAATTTCGAGCGAAGCATCCGCGCCCGAGGCTGGCGCCGAGGCGCCCGAAGTAATGTCGTCAGATAATTTGGAGCGTGCGGTCGCGGAATTCATTGAACTGCAGGCCGAGGGCGCGCAAAAATTCAGCGTGGCCCTGGTCGAAATTGATCAATTGGCCACGATTAACGCGCAACATGGCCAGGCAGTCAGCAATCGCATTTTGCAGGCCATCGAGCAAACTTTTATTTCGCTTACGCCCCGCAGCACATTGGCCAAAGATTCCCAACGGCAGCAGTTGCTCTATTTTCAGCTTGATGTTGCCGTTCGCGATGCCACGCGCGGCGTGGAACAAGTACGGCAACGCATTGCCGCCGCCAACTTTCAGCACGACGAAAACCGGGTATTGGTGACCATCAGTTGCGGCGTGGCTGAAGCCATCGGCGAGGAGCAACCCCAAGACATTGTCGCACGATTGCTGGCCATGCTCCGCGAAGCTCAGCGATATGGACGCAATTGCACGTTTTTCCAAGAAGGCAAACATTCCGCGCCTGCCATTCCACCCACGGTGGTTGTGGAAGCCCGGGTAATCGAAGTGTAGCGAAAGATTGAAATTACCATGAACACGATCTCCAGCAATTCCGACGCTGTGGCCAATCCATCGGGCGTGGCGACTTTAAGCAATGGAAGCCAAGAAGCCGCCAATCAATTGCAGCGACGAGGCGAAGTGCTGGTAGCGCTGGGACGCCGGGCAGTTGCCGTGCCCGGCTGGCGTACGCTGGCGTACGATGCGGCGGCATTGGTGGCGGAAACACTGAATACGGACCAATTCGGCGTGGCCGAGCTCTCGACCGATCGCACCAGCCTCACCGTGCGCATGGCCGCCACCGACAACGAAGCCCAAGAACATGCGCTGCCGCAGGCCATACCGTTCGCCGAAGCGACATCGCTGGCTGGTTACGCGCTGAGCATGGCCCAGCCCGTGGCGACAGACGATCTTTCCATCGAGTCGCGCTTTCAAGACCGGTTGCTGCGGCATCGCGGTCTGCAATCTGCCGTGGCAACCCCGCTGTTGCACGGCAATGCCTCGTTCGGCGCGCTCATCATTGCCGCCAAGCAGCCTAGGGTGTTCGCGATTGACGAACTGCAATACTTCGAAACCATCTCCCACATGGTCAGCGCCACCATCGCGCATGAACGCGCTCGTGAGGAATTGGAGCAGGAACGACGCTTTCAAGGCGCCATGCTCGATTCCACCCCCGCGCTCATCCTGACGCTATTGCCCGGTGGCCAAATTGCTCAGGTAAACAAAACGGCTTCGAAAATTTTAGGGTTTAAGTCGGGCGAATTACAGGAACAAACCCTGTGGAACGTATTACTCCCGTCCGACGAGTTAAAAGCCTTTCAGCAGGCCTTCGGACAAGTGGCTCCTGGCGGCAATCCCGTGCTCGTGGAAAGCTGGACACTGACGAAAGCGCACGAACGCCGCAAAATCCATTGGTCGCTGGCCGGATTAGCGAACAAAATCGGCCAGCTGGATCGCATCGTCATGACGGGAATTGATGTCACTCGTCAACGTGAAGTGGAGGCCGAGCTGGCTCAAGTTCGTGGTTCCACCGCCGGCGATGCCAGCCAAGAGCCCCAGCCGTTTAGTGTCATTCCGGCCGGCAAGCACGGCGATCGCCGGCAGCGCACCCGCCGGGCCTTCCCCTACGTGCAAAAAATTGCCCCGCTGATCCCTGGAACATCACCTGAAAATCATGAATACCGCTCGGTCCGCTGCCGCGACATTTCGCCGACGGGTTTTTCGTTTCTCTCGCCCACGCCGCCCGATTTCCAAGATTTAATCGTGGCGCTGGGCGCCGATTCCACGACGACCTATTTGGCCGCCCGGGTCATGCACGCCACGATTGTGGAGCGCGACAACAAAGTTGCGTACATTGTCGGCTGCCGCTATTTGTCTCGCGCTGAACCGGATGGTCCCCAAGCGTAATCAGACAGCTTCGACGATCGCCTGAAGGCCCAGCCTGCCGGCTAATTTTAAATAGCGAGCGTAACTACTTCGCGGCGGCCGATTTCTTGTCCGTCGAGCCTTTCGCTGATGGGGCCGGGACGGACGGGGCCGGCGCGGATGGGGCTGGGGCGGACTTCGCGGGCGATGCTTTCTCCGACGATGTTTTATCGGTCGCGGACTTTTCCGTCGAAGCCTTGTCGGAAGGCGCCACCTGACTTTTTTCTGACGATGCAGGAATAGCATTTCCCACGGGAATGGCTTGTTTTTGATCCGTCGCGGCGGCGGTTTCCGCACCGGTAGTCGAAGTGGCCGCTGAGGGTGCTTCGGCCGTGCTGGGCAAAAGTATCCCGGCAATCGACGCATTGAGCAGCGTGGCAGTAAAGCCCACGAATAATGCTCGCATCCCCAACCGCGCCAAATCGTGCCGGCGATTGGGCGCCATGCCGCCGATGCCGCCGAGCTGTATGCCCACCGAGGAGAAATTTGCAAATCCGGTTAAGGCAAAAGCGGCCAATTGAAACGACCGCGCACTCATTTCATTGCCCGCAATCATGTCCTTCATTTTCAGAAATGCAACGTGTTCGTTGATGGCCAATTTCGTTCCCAGCAAACTGCCAACGTGCCCTGCATCTTTCCACGCCACGCCCATCAAAAACGCAACTGGCGAAAAGATCCAACCGAACATTTTGCTGAGCGAAAGGCCTTCCATCCACGCCGGCGCGGTTTCCACCGTGAAGACGTGCAGCCAAATCAACAGTGGCCGAATGCCCGAAAGCAGCGCGTCGAACATAGCGACAAAGGCAATGAACACAATCAGCATGGCGGCGACATTTAGTGCCAGGCTCAATCCGTCCGAAGTACCAGCGGCACACGCATCCACCGTGTTCACATACGGCGATTTGTCCATTTTCATTTCGCTTTGGCCGCCCGTTTCCGGCTTGCTGACTTCCGGCAAAAACAGCTTCGACAAATACAAGCTGCAGGGGCAAGCCATGACGCACGTGGTAATCACCGCCACGGGATTGGCCCCATAGCTGATGTAAACCGCCATCAAGCCGCCGGAAATGTGCGCCATGCCGCTGGCCATGAGTACAAACAATTCGGAATTCGTCATCCGTGGCACGTAGGGCCGCACAATCAGCGGCGCTTCGGTCTGTCCCATAAACACGTTGGCGGCGACCGAAAGCGTTTCCGCGCCGCTGGTGCGCATCAAGTACAACATCACTTTGGCAAATAGCTTGACCAACCGCTGCAAAACGCCAAGGTGGTAAAACACCGTGAACAGTGCCGAAAAGAACAGAATCGGTGGCAGCGCCACAAACGCAAACTGAAAAGCGTATCCGGTCGGAAATAGCCGCGCCCACGTGCCTCCGGCATCCGCAGGCCGTGGATCATACAAGTTGCCAAATACAAACTTTGAACCTTCCTGCACAAAGTTCAACATCTGCTGCACTACCCAGCCCATGCCCTCAATTGCCGTGTGCACAAATCCTACTTTCAGCACCAAGATCGCCAGTATCGCTTGCAGTCCAATTCCCCAAACAATCGTGTGCCAATTCACGGCCCGTAAATTGGCGGAGAATACGGCCACAATGCCAAAAAAGAAAATCACGCCTGCCACAGCCTGCCCATGGGGACCAATGGTCTCGCGTGCATAAAATGCGGCCAAGCCGATTCCAACAATCACGGCCAAAATCGCCAAGCGCCAACTGATGGGCGTCGGCTTGTAAATTTCCGCGGGCGGCGGAGCATCGTGCACATCGACGGGGGTTTCCAGCGATTTCGGCGGCTGCATGCGATTGAACCTAGATAAGGCCAGCGTGCGGGTTAGAAAAGAGAGGCGTAAAAAGATGATAACTTGCCGTTTGCCGCTGCACCACGGGGTGAGGCAAAGCCATTCAGGTCGAGAAAACAAACCGCCCCGGCAGTAGGGTTTGCATATTGGTCTCCTGCACACCTTGGGGGGCGTTGGGCCGGTCGGAATCGACGAGCAGAATCGGCAATTCGGGGGCAAATTCCACCAGCACCTGCCGGCACGCTCCGCAGGGCGAATGTCCGCCGGGCGTGGCCACGGCCATGGCAATCCAATTGTTGTCTGGGCCCGTTTTGCCTTCCCCCGCAGCCACCGCACTGACAATTGCCGACCGCTCCGCACAAATGGTCAGCCCGTAGGAAGCATTTTCGACATTGCAGCCAGTGAAGATTTTTCCAGACGCCGTAACCAAAGCCGCTCCCACATGAAACTTGGAGTACGGCGCATGGGCCTGTTGGCGAACTTCACAGGCGGCCAAAATCAGCTTTTGACGCTGATCTGGGGTCAGAGTTTTTGTGGCCATGATGCTTGTTGTATAACATGCAAACTGCCATTCCTCAACAGGCCAACTTTCCGCTGTGGTCTTCCATGGATCTCAAAACTTTGCGCGCTTACGAGCAACATGCCCATGCGTTTGCCAGCGATTGGCACGCACAGCCGCCGCCAATCGATTTGCACGCGGTTGTTCGAAAGTATTTTGTACCCGGGGGCCGTACCGCCGATATTGGCTGCGGCAGCGGGCGCGATACGGCCTGGCTGGCGGCCGAGGGATATCCTGCCGTCGGCTTCGATTCTTCCGCCGCGCTATTGGCCGAAGCCCGGCGACGCTACCCGCACCTGCGGTTTCAACTGAGTGCGCTACCCGATCTGCCGGACATTGCAGACAACAGTGTTACGAATGTTTTGTGCGAAACCGTCATCATGCATTTGGATTCCACGCTGATCGATCTGGCTGTTCGCAGGCTGATGGCTATTTTGGAGGCTGGGGGAACGCTGTATCTCAGCTGGCGGGTGACCAGCGGCTCCAATCAGCGCGATGAACACGGCCGGCTTTACACGGCTTTTAATTCCTCGTTGGTCGTCAACGCGCTGCCGAATACAGAAATTTTGCTCGATGAGCAAGTCAGCAGCGCGTCATCCGGAAAAACCGTTCATCGCGTGGTGGTCAGAAAGAAATAATGGTTTGCACCCAGACAGCATGATGGCCTGCTTCACGGCATGAATTTGGCCTGCCCGCTGCAAACCTGCTATGCTGTTTCCTGCGGAAGCGATCAGGCAAAGTAGTACCAGGAGATTTTTGATGAACGCCGCGAAGTGGTTCGTCCCGTTAATGTTATTTGCCGGCGCAACTTGTTGCTTCGGCCAAACCACACCTCCGCCGACTAGCGCGCCCGCTGCAAAAGCCGCCTATGCCGCGGCAGCCAAAGCGTACGATATTCCCACGCGCAAGGGCGTGACCGACAGAGTGCTGGTTCTTGCACCCAACGAACCCAAAGCGGCCGTTATTTTACTGGCCGGCGGCAATGGCGGCCTGCAATTAACTCCCAGCGGCGGCATCACCACGCTGGCGGGAAATTTCTTGATCCGCAGCCGGCAGATGTTTGTCGACGCGGGATTGCTCACCGTGATTGTCGATGCTCCTTCCGACCATCAAACGGCGCCGTTTTTAATTGGCTTTCGTGTCACACCGCAAAATGTGGCCGATATGCAGGCGGTGATTGCCTGGGTGAAGAAACAATATAAATTGCCCGTGTGGCTGGTCGCGACCAGCCGCGGCACGCAATCGGCAGCGTATGTGGCGACTTCGCTGACGGGCGCCGACGGCCCAGACGGCCTGGTGCTGACCTCAAGCATTCTTAACGACAACAAGGAAGCGGCGGTTCCCAGCATGGCTTTGAATCGGGTGCGCATTCCCGTGCTGATTGTGCACCACACGCAAGATGGCTGCAGCAAATGCCCCTACAGCGACGTGCCGGCCCTGCTGGCCA contains:
- a CDS encoding diguanylate cyclase — its product is MLGFLLLIVINLTVGYALALCLHRPDLLPAAVRERFPAFALPTLTSAAAMPNVASASLVQNFPAANTNMTKPFPSPTADPALSTTITPLDSPRAKPASQQPSSAPQTGAAEHAVVKFQDDLQGYRDNLNTLNEQVRQQSAEPNPRNVQGFVTQFDQLTDHYLQRQEERLQSLQGNSASADPAWAQPCLAAAQHQAAAIESTRETLSGTGELADAAAACRQFLLATGNLASANQSLQEELDRTLNRVRAMPPTAGNESLISSEASAPEAGAEAPEVMSSDNLERAVAEFIELQAEGAQKFSVALVEIDQLATINAQHGQAVSNRILQAIEQTFISLTPRSTLAKDSQRQQLLYFQLDVAVRDATRGVEQVRQRIAAANFQHDENRVLVTISCGVAEAIGEEQPQDIVARLLAMLREAQRYGRNCTFFQEGKHSAPAIPPTVVVEARVIEV
- a CDS encoding PAS domain S-box protein gives rise to the protein MNTISSNSDAVANPSGVATLSNGSQEAANQLQRRGEVLVALGRRAVAVPGWRTLAYDAAALVAETLNTDQFGVAELSTDRTSLTVRMAATDNEAQEHALPQAIPFAEATSLAGYALSMAQPVATDDLSIESRFQDRLLRHRGLQSAVATPLLHGNASFGALIIAAKQPRVFAIDELQYFETISHMVSATIAHERAREELEQERRFQGAMLDSTPALILTLLPGGQIAQVNKTASKILGFKSGELQEQTLWNVLLPSDELKAFQQAFGQVAPGGNPVLVESWTLTKAHERRKIHWSLAGLANKIGQLDRIVMTGIDVTRQREVEAELAQVRGSTAGDASQEPQPFSVIPAGKHGDRRQRTRRAFPYVQKIAPLIPGTSPENHEYRSVRCRDISPTGFSFLSPTPPDFQDLIVALGADSTTTYLAARVMHATIVERDNKVAYIVGCRYLSRAEPDGPQA
- a CDS encoding nucleoside transporter C-terminal domain-containing protein, whose translation is MQPPKSLETPVDVHDAPPPAEIYKPTPISWRLAILAVIVGIGLAAFYARETIGPHGQAVAGVIFFFGIVAVFSANLRAVNWHTIVWGIGLQAILAILVLKVGFVHTAIEGMGWVVQQMLNFVQEGSKFVFGNLYDPRPADAGGTWARLFPTGYAFQFAFVALPPILFFSALFTVFYHLGVLQRLVKLFAKVMLYLMRTSGAETLSVAANVFMGQTEAPLIVRPYVPRMTNSELFVLMASGMAHISGGLMAVYISYGANPVAVITTCVMACPCSLYLSKLFLPEVSKPETGGQSEMKMDKSPYVNTVDACAAGTSDGLSLALNVAAMLIVFIAFVAMFDALLSGIRPLLIWLHVFTVETAPAWMEGLSLSKMFGWIFSPVAFLMGVAWKDAGHVGSLLGTKLAINEHVAFLKMKDMIAGNEMSARSFQLAAFALTGFANFSSVGIQLGGIGGMAPNRRHDLARLGMRALFVGFTATLLNASIAGILLPSTAEAPSAATSTTGAETAAATDQKQAIPVGNAIPASSEKSQVAPSDKASTEKSATDKTSSEKASPAKSAPAPSAPAPSVPAPSAKGSTDKKSAAAK
- the cdd gene encoding cytidine deaminase — encoded protein: MATKTLTPDQRQKLILAACEVRQQAHAPYSKFHVGAALVTASGKIFTGCNVENASYGLTICAERSAIVSAVAAGEGKTGPDNNWIAMAVATPGGHSPCGACRQVLVEFAPELPILLVDSDRPNAPQGVQETNMQTLLPGRFVFST
- a CDS encoding class I SAM-dependent methyltransferase, whose amino-acid sequence is MQTAIPQQANFPLWSSMDLKTLRAYEQHAHAFASDWHAQPPPIDLHAVVRKYFVPGGRTADIGCGSGRDTAWLAAEGYPAVGFDSSAALLAEARRRYPHLRFQLSALPDLPDIADNSVTNVLCETVIMHLDSTLIDLAVRRLMAILEAGGTLYLSWRVTSGSNQRDEHGRLYTAFNSSLVVNALPNTEILLDEQVSSASSGKTVHRVVVRKK